TTCGCGTACGCGGGCATCCCGTACCAGGTGCGCGGCGAGAGGGCGGGCGCGCTGGCCTTGACGATGGCGTGGAGCCGCTCGGCCATGCCGCGATCCGGCTCCGGCATCTCGGCGATCTTCGCGAGCAGGTCGCTCTCCCCGTCCGCCTTCCCCGCGGCCGCCTTCAGCTCCCGGACACGCTCCTTCATCGCGGCGCGTTCCTCGTCCGTGAACCCCTGCGACGCCTTGCCGGTGCTGCTCTTCGCGGACTTCTTCGTGATCATCGTATCCTCCCCCGTGCGGGCGCTCACTCCGTGGTGGTGACCCTGCTCATCGTGCCGCCATGAGCCGCTGCAGCAGCGCGTCCACGCTGGCGAAGCCGCGCTTCGCGCCTGCCTCGACGCCGTACTGCATGGTGGTGTCGCGCTCCTCGGTGGTGGCGAAGCGCATCGTCTGCGTCAGCCTCGTGCGGTCACCCAGGTCCTCGAACTCGAGCGTCTGCACGTGGTTCTGGAACGTCTGCACCAGCCGCGCGGGCGCGTCGACCTCGCGGAACTCGCCCTCCACCACGCCGTAGGCGGTGCGGAAACGGTAGGTGCCGCCGGGACGGACGTCCATCTCCTCGACCACCGTGCCGTCGCCCCACCACTCGGGGATCAGCTTCGGATCGGTCCAGACGGAGAAGACGTGCGCGCGCGGTGCGTCGAAGACCCGCTCGACGCGGATCTCGAGCTCGTTCGGGGTGGTGATGGTGGTGGGGTTCATCGGTCTCCTTTCGTGCGTTCGACGACCTGCGCGAAGCGGTCGAGCCGCTGCAGCCACGTGCTGATCCCCTCGAAGGCGTGGGGCGCGAGCATGCACCTGCGGACGCGGCCGACCTTCTCCGTGGTGACGAGCCGCGCCTCCTCCAGAAGCCGGACGTGCTTCTTCATCCCGGTCAGCGAGATGCCGAAGGGCACGGCGAGTTCGCTGATCGTCGCGCTCCCCCACCCGAGCCGTTCGATGACGGCGCGGCGGGTCGGGTCGGCGAGGGCTGCGAAAGCGCGGTCGATGGACACTGAATACTGAACCATACGGTTCAGTATAGGAGATCGGGGCCCGCGACGCAATACTTGTCCGTCGACCCTGCGGCATCCCTTCGGTGTATCGATGGGGATGATGCCTCCCGCGGCCCGCGATCCCACCTCTCCCGTCTCCATGCTCCAGCGCGACGCAGGGCCTTCGATCTCCACCCGCGGCGGCGACGTGCCCACGGGGGAGATGGCTGCGCGCACGGCGATGCAGGACGAGTGGCTGTGGGGATGGGATCCCACGCCGGGGATCGTCTCCGTCTGGGCCGAGGCGGACGGGCGCGCGACCGTCTGGCGGCGGGAGCCGGAGACGGGTGTGCTGGTGCGCGAGGAGGAGCGCTTCCGCCCGTGGCTCCTCCTCGACCGCATCGACGACCTGCTGCACCTGGGCCCGGGGCTCGGACCCGCGGGCGACGGCGACGCGCAGGTCTGGTTCCGCGAGCTGGAGGGGCCCGGCGCGCTGCGCTTCCTCGTCTCCGCGCACGACGGCAGGGCGCTGGCGACGGCGGTGCTGCAGGGCGCGTCCGTCCGGCTACGACAGCACCTCACCCATCTTCGCGACCTGGGCGCCGCGTCCGTCCTCTCGCTGCCGCCGGAGGAGCAGTACCTCGTCGCCACCGGGCGGACGTACTTCCGCGACCTGCCGTTCGACCGCCTCCGCCGCCTGCAGTTCGACCTGGAGACGACGGGGCTCGATCCCACGCGCGACCGCAT
The sequence above is drawn from the Longimicrobium sp. genome and encodes:
- a CDS encoding SRPBCC domain-containing protein translates to MNPTTITTPNELEIRVERVFDAPRAHVFSVWTDPKLIPEWWGDGTVVEEMDVRPGGTYRFRTAYGVVEGEFREVDAPARLVQTFQNHVQTLEFEDLGDRTRLTQTMRFATTEERDTTMQYGVEAGAKRGFASVDALLQRLMAAR
- a CDS encoding DUF1801 domain-containing protein — protein: MITKKSAKSSTGKASQGFTDEERAAMKERVRELKAAAGKADGESDLLAKIAEMPEPDRGMAERLHAIVKASAPALSPRTWYGMPAYAKDGDVVCFFQSAHKFKSRYATFGFSDKAKLDDGAMWPNSFALKELTAAAEERIAELVKKAVS
- a CDS encoding metalloregulator ArsR/SmtB family transcription factor, yielding MSIDRAFAALADPTRRAVIERLGWGSATISELAVPFGISLTGMKKHVRLLEEARLVTTEKVGRVRRCMLAPHAFEGISTWLQRLDRFAQVVERTKGDR